From Bacteroidia bacterium, the proteins below share one genomic window:
- a CDS encoding zinc dependent phospholipase C family protein: MKVFSKILFLLFCLCINSSHSYAWGFFAHKKINELAVFTLPPEMFGFYKLNIEFIAEHAPDPDNRRYAIAEEGARHFLDADRYENALPFDTIPQKWEDAVAMFTEDTLQKHGIVPWHLELMVKRLTYSFKNRDLYKIIRYSVDIGHYVGDLNVPLHTTSNYNGQLTNQHGIHALWESRLPELFSSGYDFLVGKAKYIEDVRQCIWMHFAESHSLVDSVLNVERSVSQQFSEEEKYSFEQRGASTVRVYSQTFSKAYHKALGSMVEDRMKSAIKLLGDIWFTAWVNAGQPDLNEYKQKIQLDEEELKELQEIKMKVKDGKIKGRPEPTE; encoded by the coding sequence ATGAAAGTATTTTCAAAAATATTGTTCTTGTTGTTTTGTCTTTGCATAAATTCAAGCCACAGTTATGCATGGGGCTTTTTTGCACATAAGAAAATCAATGAGTTAGCAGTATTTACATTGCCGCCTGAGATGTTTGGTTTTTATAAATTGAATATTGAATTTATTGCAGAACATGCACCCGATCCGGATAACAGGCGATATGCTATTGCCGAAGAAGGTGCCCGACATTTTTTAGATGCTGATAGATATGAAAATGCACTTCCTTTTGACACAATACCTCAAAAATGGGAAGACGCAGTGGCTATGTTTACCGAAGATACTTTGCAAAAACATGGTATTGTTCCTTGGCATTTAGAGTTAATGGTGAAAAGACTAACGTATTCGTTTAAGAACAGAGATTTATATAAAATAATACGATATTCAGTTGATATCGGGCATTATGTTGGCGATTTAAACGTGCCTCTACACACCACATCAAATTATAATGGGCAGCTTACCAATCAACATGGAATTCATGCACTATGGGAAAGCAGACTGCCTGAACTATTTTCGTCAGGCTATGATTTTTTGGTTGGCAAAGCAAAGTATATTGAGGATGTTAGACAGTGTATTTGGATGCACTTTGCAGAAAGTCATTCCTTGGTAGATAGTGTGTTAAACGTAGAACGCAGCGTGTCGCAGCAATTTAGCGAAGAAGAAAAGTATAGTTTTGAGCAAAGAGGAGCAAGTACCGTTAGAGTATATTCTCAAACCTTCTCAAAAGCATATCATAAAGCATTGGGAAGCATGGTAGAAGACCGCATGAAAAGTGCGATTAAACTGTTGGGTGATATTTGGTTTACTGCATGGGTAAATGCAGGGCAGCCCGATCTGAATGAATACAAACAAAAAATTCAGTTGGACGAAGAAGAACTCAAAGAGTTACAAGAGATAAAAATGAAAGTTAAAGATGGGAAAATCAAAGGAAGACCCGAACCAACAGAATAG
- a CDS encoding BrxA/BrxB family bacilliredoxin: MAYPEMMVAPMRAELTNADFIELKTAEEVENIFNSFPENQTTLVVINSVCGCAAGAMRPGVLHSLHGDKKPQKLYTVFAGMEVEAVAKAREYMIPFPPSSPSIALFKGNKLVHFVERYMIEGKPAEALAANLQAAYNEFC; encoded by the coding sequence ATGGCATATCCCGAAATGATGGTAGCACCTATGCGTGCTGAGTTAACTAACGCTGATTTTATTGAATTAAAAACAGCTGAAGAAGTAGAAAATATATTCAATTCATTCCCAGAGAATCAAACAACCTTAGTTGTAATCAATTCTGTGTGTGGTTGTGCTGCCGGAGCAATGAGACCCGGTGTGTTACATTCTTTACATGGAGATAAAAAACCACAAAAGCTATATACAGTTTTTGCCGGAATGGAGGTTGAAGCTGTAGCCAAAGCCAGAGAATATATGATACCTTTTCCACCTTCTTCTCCTTCTATCGCGCTTTTTAAAGGTAACAAACTTGTTCACTTTGTGGAGAGATATATGATTGAAGGAAAACCGGCTGAAGCGTTAGCAGCAAATTTACAGGCTGCTTATAACGAATTCTGTTAA
- a CDS encoding deoxyhypusine synthase family protein — MTNKGPVSNFINHHYRHFNAAALMDAAKGYEAHLLEGGKMLISMGGAMSTAELGISLAEMIRQDKVHIISCTGANLEEDVMNLVAHSHYKRVPNYRDLTPEQERELLDNHYNRVTDTCIPEEEAFRRLQSHLEKVWKDAEAKGERYFPHEFLYKVVLSGELKQYYEIDPKNSWIIAAAEKNLPIVVPGWEDSTCGNIFTSYVIKGQLKASTVKSGIEYMVWLTELYRELSTGKGLGFFQIGGGISGDFPICVVPMMYQDLEWEEVPFWAYFCQISDSTTSYGSYSGAVPNEKITWGKLDIDTPKFIVESDATIVAPLIFAWILGW; from the coding sequence ATGACAAATAAAGGACCGGTTTCAAATTTTATAAACCATCATTACAGACATTTCAATGCTGCTGCACTTATGGATGCAGCAAAAGGGTATGAAGCACATTTGTTAGAAGGCGGCAAAATGTTGATTTCAATGGGTGGAGCCATGAGTACTGCCGAATTAGGTATTTCACTCGCAGAAATGATACGCCAAGACAAGGTGCATATTATTTCATGTACCGGGGCTAACTTAGAGGAAGATGTTATGAACCTTGTGGCGCACAGTCATTACAAAAGGGTTCCCAATTACAGAGATCTTACACCCGAACAAGAAAGAGAGTTGTTGGACAATCATTACAACAGGGTTACTGACACTTGCATACCTGAAGAAGAGGCATTCAGAAGGTTGCAATCTCATTTAGAAAAAGTGTGGAAGGATGCGGAAGCAAAAGGTGAACGATATTTTCCACATGAATTTTTGTATAAAGTTGTTTTGAGTGGAGAATTAAAACAATACTATGAAATCGACCCTAAAAACAGTTGGATTATAGCTGCAGCCGAAAAGAACCTGCCAATTGTGGTGCCTGGTTGGGAAGATAGCACTTGCGGTAATATTTTCACAAGCTATGTTATCAAAGGGCAACTTAAAGCAAGTACTGTAAAAAGCGGTATTGAATACATGGTTTGGTTAACTGAATTATATAGAGAACTAAGCACTGGCAAAGGACTTGGATTTTTTCAAATTGGAGGAGGTATTTCAGGAGACTTCCCGATTTGTGTTGTACCCATGATGTATCAAGACTTAGAATGGGAAGAGGTTCCTTTTTGGGCATATTTTTGTCAAATTTCTGACTCTACTACTTCTTACGGTTCATATTCAGGAGCTGTTCCAAATGAAAAAATAACATGGGGTAAGTTGGATATAGACACCCCGAAATTTATTGTTGAATCTGACGCAACCATTGTCGCTCCTTTGATATTTGCTTGGATTTTGGGTTGGTAA
- a CDS encoding 1,4-dihydroxy-2-naphthoyl-CoA synthase, giving the protein MDTLKWEKIKEFEDITFTYCNGVARIAINRPEVRNAFRPLTVDEMLEALIIAHESQEIGVVLLTGEGPSPKDGGWAFCSGGDQRVRSNTGYKGSDGVNKFNILDVQRRIRFMNKVVIAVVPGWAVGGGHSLHVVCDLTIASKEHAVFKQTDLDVASIDGGFGSAYLARMVGQKRAREIFFLGKSYNAQEAYEMGMVNAVVPHSELEQTAYEWAQEIMTKSPTAVKMAKFAFNLIDDGLIGQQVYAGEATRLIYGTDEAKEGRDAFLEKRPRDFSKFPKFP; this is encoded by the coding sequence ATGGATACACTCAAGTGGGAAAAAATAAAAGAGTTTGAAGATATAACATTTACCTATTGTAATGGAGTAGCACGTATTGCTATTAATCGACCTGAGGTAAGAAATGCGTTCAGACCTCTGACAGTGGATGAAATGTTAGAGGCATTAATAATAGCTCATGAATCACAAGAAATAGGGGTTGTGCTGCTTACCGGTGAAGGACCTTCGCCCAAGGATGGTGGTTGGGCATTCTGCTCAGGAGGCGATCAAAGAGTTCGTTCAAACACAGGGTATAAAGGCTCTGATGGCGTTAATAAATTTAACATTTTGGATGTACAAAGACGCATACGCTTTATGAATAAAGTGGTAATTGCAGTTGTTCCGGGATGGGCTGTGGGCGGGGGACATAGTTTGCATGTTGTATGCGACTTAACCATTGCAAGTAAAGAACATGCTGTATTTAAGCAAACAGATTTAGATGTTGCAAGTATTGATGGAGGGTTTGGCTCTGCTTATTTAGCCAGAATGGTAGGTCAAAAAAGAGCCAGAGAAATCTTCTTCTTAGGTAAATCATATAATGCACAAGAAGCATACGAAATGGGTATGGTGAATGCTGTTGTTCCTCATAGCGAACTTGAGCAAACTGCATACGAATGGGCTCAAGAAATTATGACCAAAAGCCCTACTGCTGTTAAAATGGCAAAGTTTGCTTTTAACCTCATTGACGATGGACTCATAGGACAACAAGTGTATGCCGGTGAAGCCACCCGATTGATTTATGGAACTGATGAGGCAAAAGAAGGACGGGATGCTTTCTTAGAAAAAAGACCCAGAGATTTCAGCAAATTTCCAAAATTCCCTTAA
- a CDS encoding DUF3575 domain-containing protein: MKTVHAFFLLSCSILLTQSVNATNIYKNQNASIKSTSAGGLKPVKQELVFYPLSFFISGMEMGTEFETRTNNSLKISAGYFMSYSGNSYNYFGNSNNVDFSSMEAFRTEAQYRFYSRSFSAPDNFFVGIYGVYKNITLKGDKTEYDGLSGITKYTPVKYASDAFSIGTVLGYRTRFYDIFSMDFYFGGGITPTNIGDAAESHSFFLPFKKSNNLKLGMTLGIKI; the protein is encoded by the coding sequence ATGAAAACAGTACACGCATTTTTTCTTTTGTCTTGCAGCATTCTTTTGACCCAAAGTGTCAATGCAACAAACATTTATAAAAATCAGAATGCTTCTATCAAAAGCACCTCAGCAGGCGGATTAAAACCAGTTAAACAGGAGTTGGTTTTTTATCCTTTATCATTTTTTATTTCCGGTATGGAAATGGGCACTGAGTTTGAAACACGTACAAATAATTCATTAAAAATATCTGCCGGCTATTTTATGAGCTACTCAGGCAATAGTTATAATTATTTTGGAAATAGTAATAATGTTGACTTTTCAAGCATGGAAGCCTTTCGCACCGAAGCTCAATATCGCTTTTACAGCCGTTCTTTTTCAGCACCTGATAATTTCTTTGTAGGTATCTACGGGGTTTACAAAAACATAACCCTTAAAGGAGACAAAACTGAATATGATGGTTTAAGCGGAATAACAAAATACACACCCGTCAAGTACGCTTCTGATGCATTTAGTATAGGAACAGTATTGGGATATAGAACACGTTTCTATGACATTTTTAGTATGGATTTTTACTTTGGTGGAGGAATTACACCCACTAATATCGGAGATGCGGCTGAGTCTCATTCTTTTTTTCTACCTTTCAAGAAATCAAATAATTTAAAACTGGGTATGACTTTAGGAATCAAGATTTAG
- a CDS encoding SDR family NAD(P)-dependent oxidoreductase, producing MSIQYAVITGASQGLGKSFAFELASKRYNLILISLPNQNLTGLSETIQEQYGVSVICRETDLSISSNVIELTDWINKHYQVSLLINNAGVGGTKRFEEASQSYLMNMINLNITATTILTHQLLSNLKKQDKAYILNISSLSAFSPVGFKTIYPASKAYVHSFTRGLFQELKETNVFVSVVNPGAMSTNSGVSERISNLGLFGKFTLLEPDFVAKKCINQLFKKNKVIIVNPVSWLFLKILPERIKIPLLTNIIKKEIQ from the coding sequence ATGAGCATACAATATGCGGTAATAACCGGTGCGAGTCAGGGTTTAGGCAAATCCTTTGCTTTTGAACTTGCAAGTAAGAGATATAATCTAATCTTAATCAGTTTACCCAATCAAAATTTAACCGGTTTGTCAGAAACTATACAAGAGCAATATGGCGTATCTGTAATATGCAGAGAAACGGATTTAAGTATTTCAAGCAATGTAATAGAGCTGACCGATTGGATAAATAAGCACTATCAAGTTTCGTTATTAATCAATAATGCAGGTGTTGGAGGTACAAAAAGATTTGAAGAAGCCAGCCAAAGTTATTTGATGAATATGATTAATCTGAATATTACGGCAACAACCATTCTAACGCATCAATTACTGTCTAATCTGAAAAAGCAAGACAAAGCATATATTCTCAATATTTCAAGCTTATCTGCATTTTCTCCCGTTGGTTTTAAGACGATTTATCCGGCTTCTAAAGCTTATGTTCATTCATTTACAAGAGGATTGTTTCAAGAGCTCAAAGAAACTAATGTGTTTGTGAGTGTAGTAAACCCGGGCGCAATGTCAACCAATTCAGGAGTATCAGAAAGAATTAGTAATTTGGGTTTATTTGGAAAGTTTACATTGCTCGAACCTGATTTTGTTGCAAAGAAATGTATCAACCAACTTTTCAAGAAAAATAAAGTCATTATTGTGAATCCGGTAAGTTGGTTGTTCTTGAAAATATTACCTGAACGGATTAAAATACCGTTGTTAACAAACATCATTAAGAAGGAAATTCAGTAA
- a CDS encoding Crp/Fnr family transcriptional regulator: MENLVQIEEFKSSPELVSKLFQYGIQKHYKAGSVVLNENAHINSLPIVTKGILKVIREEEDGREILLYYIKAGESCIMSFLGGLHNETSKVRAEVEEDAEILFVPIDKLSFFIKEYPQWLDYIFRLYHKRFEELLEIVNDIAFKKVDERLLDLLKKTADVTQSTTILMTHEQIANKLGTARVVVSRLLKQLEESGSVRLGRNKIELLSKS; this comes from the coding sequence GTGGAAAATCTTGTACAAATTGAAGAGTTTAAATCTTCTCCCGAATTAGTATCGAAACTATTTCAATATGGTATTCAGAAACATTACAAAGCCGGCAGTGTAGTATTGAATGAGAATGCACACATCAACTCTTTACCCATAGTAACAAAAGGAATTCTGAAAGTTATAAGAGAGGAAGAGGACGGTCGTGAGATTTTGTTGTATTACATCAAAGCAGGAGAGAGTTGTATTATGTCGTTTTTGGGCGGGCTACACAATGAGACTAGTAAGGTCAGGGCAGAGGTTGAGGAAGATGCCGAAATCTTGTTTGTACCTATTGATAAACTAAGCTTTTTTATCAAAGAATACCCGCAGTGGTTGGACTACATATTTAGGCTTTATCATAAAAGGTTTGAAGAGTTATTAGAGATTGTAAATGATATTGCTTTTAAGAAGGTTGATGAAAGGTTGTTGGATTTGCTGAAAAAGACTGCAGATGTAACACAATCAACCACAATCTTAATGACTCATGAACAAATAGCAAATAAATTAGGTACTGCCAGGGTAGTTGTATCAAGGCTATTAAAACAATTAGAAGAATCCGGTAGTGTACGTCTTGGGAGAAATAAGATAGAGTTATTGTCAAAGTCCTGA
- a CDS encoding methylated-DNA--[protein]-cysteine S-methyltransferase, with amino-acid sequence MRYRGKLYSEYILEALAILEKQPLLRNHLDEVAKIMQVSPQVFHRMFIDWCGVGPRDFLLYTTPEYAHYRLKEKTQQRSLFSHPLDNRIDFKHAPISIIQMSEEEALDSNLLITYSMAESPFGSLFIASSAKGLCYMVFSTNPQTEITVLKELFPNAQLKEESVSLHNNAFSAFFPHKATSALIPLHLKGTDFQIKVWNALLQIPFGSLTTYQIIARQIGSPRSSRAVGTAVGNNPITMLVPCHRVVRSSGEYGNYMWGSERKLALIGWEAIHAVGSNNSMRVSE; translated from the coding sequence GTGAGATACAGAGGCAAATTATATTCAGAATATATTCTTGAGGCATTGGCTATTCTTGAGAAACAGCCCTTGCTTCGAAACCACTTAGATGAGGTTGCCAAGATAATGCAAGTATCTCCACAAGTGTTTCATCGCATGTTCATTGATTGGTGCGGAGTTGGACCAAGGGATTTTTTACTCTATACAACCCCTGAGTATGCTCATTATCGACTCAAAGAAAAAACACAACAAAGAAGTCTTTTTAGTCATCCATTAGATAATAGAATTGACTTTAAACATGCTCCAATATCCATCATTCAAATGAGCGAAGAAGAAGCCCTTGACTCCAATTTACTCATAACATATTCAATGGCAGAAAGTCCTTTTGGTTCACTTTTTATAGCTTCTTCTGCAAAAGGGCTTTGTTACATGGTTTTTAGTACAAATCCTCAAACAGAAATTACAGTTCTAAAAGAACTTTTTCCAAATGCACAATTAAAGGAAGAATCTGTAAGCCTACACAACAATGCATTCAGTGCATTTTTTCCTCACAAAGCAACAAGCGCACTCATTCCCTTACATCTAAAAGGGACTGATTTTCAAATTAAAGTTTGGAATGCCCTTCTTCAAATTCCTTTTGGCTCACTTACCACCTATCAAATTATTGCAAGACAGATAGGGAGTCCGCGTTCATCACGTGCAGTCGGAACCGCAGTCGGAAACAACCCGATCACAATGCTGGTTCCGTGTCATAGGGTTGTGCGTTCATCGGGTGAATATGGCAATTATATGTGGGGAAGTGAGCGCAAATTAGCTCTTATAGGTTGGGAAGCAATTCACGCAGTAGGAAGTAATAACTCTATGAGAGTAAGCGAATAA
- a CDS encoding polymorphic toxin type 23 domain-containing protein, whose product MNLSGRFNGGGLGTTGTSGGQTGLNMDIVVSPALTFGKGTATPMTLNTFNSETSNLTGVNNSFKSSFTIGSNLVGGGEGNQRVGSLGFRSGDFSLHTSNDFFPGIGDRNDRWWTGSLVASVNLGGGITLSGGYDGFTGERIGTSPSYDSYKKSDGFNYYSQTPRNTSLTNGQTFLQLNNSNGLNLRTNYSGTGLFNPLYLQNGIHDNFPKFLGGRINRFESFSPGSLQIGGGITGGGS is encoded by the coding sequence TTGAATTTATCAGGTAGATTTAACGGTGGTGGTTTGGGAACAACAGGAACATCAGGAGGTCAGACAGGTTTAAATATGGACATAGTTGTAAGCCCTGCCTTAACTTTTGGTAAGGGCACGGCTACGCCAATGACATTGAATACATTTAATTCGGAAACCTCTAATTTAACTGGTGTAAACAACAGCTTCAAATCATCCTTTACAATAGGGTCAAATCTTGTAGGAGGTGGAGAAGGAAATCAGCGAGTGGGAAGCCTTGGCTTTAGATCTGGAGATTTTAGTCTGCATACATCTAATGATTTTTTCCCTGGAATAGGTGATAGAAATGATCGTTGGTGGACTGGTAGTTTAGTGGCAAGTGTAAATCTAGGCGGTGGCATTACATTGTCTGGTGGCTATGATGGATTTACAGGTGAAAGGATAGGTACATCACCGAGTTATGATTCTTATAAAAAGAGTGATGGGTTTAATTATTATTCCCAAACACCAAGGAATACGAGTTTAACCAACGGTCAAACTTTTTTACAGTTGAATAACTCAAATGGACTTAATCTCCGAACCAATTATTCCGGAACAGGTTTATTTAATCCGTTGTACTTACAAAATGGGATACACGATAATTTTCCAAAATTTCTTGGAGGAAGAATAAACAGGTTTGAATCTTTTTCACCCGGTTCGCTACAAATAGGTGGAGGAATAACAGGAGGAGGAAGCTGA
- a CDS encoding pyridoxine 5'-phosphate synthase, with protein sequence MINHTKLSVNINKIALIRNSRGTNNPNLISVAKDCERFGAQGITVHPRPDQRHVRFDDLEPLANIVKSEFNIEGNPTHDFTQRVLQIKPAQVTLVPDAEDQLTSDHGWNTIKDKQKLIDLIAPFKEAGIRVSIFLDADPLLVESAKETGADRIELYTGPYAWNFHKNPFEAIEPYIQTAKEAAIVGLGLNAGHDLDLHNLNYFYKKVPGLLEVSIGHALVCDALYLGLENTIKLYLNRLNPTFEMR encoded by the coding sequence ATGATAAATCACACTAAGCTCAGTGTTAATATTAATAAAATTGCACTTATTCGCAATAGTAGAGGAACAAACAATCCGAACTTGATTTCTGTTGCCAAGGACTGTGAACGCTTTGGAGCTCAAGGAATTACAGTTCATCCGCGTCCTGATCAACGACATGTTAGATTTGACGACTTGGAACCACTTGCCAACATTGTGAAATCAGAGTTTAATATTGAAGGAAATCCTACACATGATTTTACCCAAAGAGTTTTACAAATTAAACCGGCACAAGTAACTCTTGTGCCTGACGCTGAAGACCAGCTTACCAGCGACCATGGTTGGAATACTATCAAAGACAAGCAAAAACTTATAGATTTGATTGCACCTTTCAAAGAAGCAGGAATCAGGGTGTCAATATTCTTGGATGCCGACCCTTTGCTCGTAGAATCTGCCAAAGAAACCGGTGCGGACAGGATTGAATTATATACGGGTCCTTATGCGTGGAATTTCCACAAAAACCCATTTGAAGCTATAGAGCCATATATTCAAACAGCAAAAGAAGCGGCAATTGTTGGCTTAGGACTTAATGCAGGTCATGACCTTGATTTACATAATCTGAATTATTTTTATAAAAAAGTACCCGGGTTGCTTGAAGTAAGCATTGGACATGCATTGGTTTGTGATGCCCTTTATTTAGGCTTGGAAAACACTATTAAATTGTATTTAAACAGACTAAATCCGACTTTTGAGATGCGATGA